The following are from one region of the Streptomyces rubrogriseus genome:
- a CDS encoding carbohydrate ABC transporter permease, whose protein sequence is MKRSLFGRVWPNVTAVVLFIGLVFPVYWMFATAFKPTGDIISENPVWFPTDVTFEHFKTATEADHFWTYVSNSLIVTVCAVVFSLIIALAGSFALARMRFKGRRGFIVGFMLAQMAPWEVMVIAIYMIVRDASMLNSLVPLTLFYMMMILPFTILTLRGFVAAVPKELEESAMVDGCTRVQAFRRVILPLLAPGLMSTSMFGFITAWNELPLVLVVNKEAESQTLPLWLTSFQTVFGDNWGATMAASSLFAVPILILFVYLQRKAVSGLTAGAVKG, encoded by the coding sequence GTGAAGCGCTCGCTCTTCGGCCGCGTGTGGCCCAACGTCACAGCCGTCGTCCTGTTCATCGGCCTGGTCTTCCCCGTCTACTGGATGTTCGCCACGGCCTTCAAGCCGACCGGGGACATCATCTCGGAGAACCCGGTCTGGTTCCCGACCGACGTCACCTTCGAGCACTTCAAGACCGCGACCGAGGCCGACCACTTCTGGACGTACGTGAGCAACTCGCTCATCGTCACCGTCTGCGCGGTCGTCTTCTCGCTGATCATCGCGCTGGCCGGATCCTTCGCCCTGGCGCGGATGCGGTTCAAGGGCCGGCGGGGCTTCATCGTCGGCTTCATGCTCGCCCAGATGGCGCCCTGGGAGGTCATGGTCATCGCGATCTACATGATCGTGCGCGACGCGTCGATGCTGAACAGCCTGGTGCCGCTCACGCTCTTCTACATGATGATGATCCTGCCCTTCACCATCCTGACGCTGCGCGGCTTCGTCGCCGCCGTGCCGAAGGAGCTGGAGGAGTCGGCGATGGTCGACGGCTGCACCCGGGTCCAGGCCTTCCGCCGCGTCATCCTGCCGCTGCTCGCGCCGGGCCTGATGTCCACCTCGATGTTCGGCTTCATCACCGCCTGGAACGAGCTGCCGCTCGTCCTGGTCGTCAACAAGGAGGCGGAGTCCCAGACCCTGCCGCTGTGGCTGACCAGCTTCCAGACCGTCTTCGGCGACAACTGGGGCGCGACCATGGCCGCCTCCTCCCTGTTCGCCGTCCCGATCCTGATCCTCTTCGTCTACCTCCAGCGCAAGGCCGTCAGCGGCCTGACCGCCGGCGCCGTGAAGGGATAG
- a CDS encoding carbohydrate ABC transporter permease, which translates to MTVQTERPPSGPSDVRKADGGGTGGPRARAASRAGALAPYLLLLPAAAATVLLLGWPLVKDGLLSFQNLNMAQLIQHVTEWTGFDNYKEVLTGEDFWRVTLRSIIFTAVNVVLTMVVGGLIGLLLARLGRVMRFVLMIGLVLAWAMPVVAATTVYQWLFAQRFGVVNWVLDKLGWHSMADFSWTGSQFSTFFVVTVLIVWMSVPFVAINLYAATTTIPDELYEAAALDGAGMWRSFTSVTLPFLRPFLYATTFLEVIWIFKAFVQVYTFNGGGPDRLTEILPVYAYIEGVGNQHYGMGAAIAVLTILILLGLTAYYLRIVLKQEEDEL; encoded by the coding sequence ATGACCGTGCAGACCGAACGGCCGCCCTCAGGCCCGTCGGACGTCCGCAAGGCGGACGGTGGGGGAACCGGCGGGCCCAGAGCGAGAGCCGCGTCGCGCGCCGGGGCGCTGGCCCCGTATCTGCTGCTGCTGCCCGCCGCCGCGGCCACCGTGCTGCTGCTCGGCTGGCCGTTGGTGAAGGACGGCCTGCTGTCCTTCCAGAACCTCAACATGGCGCAGCTGATCCAGCACGTCACCGAGTGGACCGGCTTCGACAACTACAAGGAGGTCCTCACCGGCGAGGACTTCTGGCGCGTCACCCTCCGTTCCATCATCTTCACCGCGGTCAACGTCGTCCTCACCATGGTGGTGGGCGGTCTGATCGGCCTGCTGCTCGCCCGCCTCGGCAGGGTGATGCGGTTCGTGCTGATGATCGGCCTGGTACTGGCGTGGGCCATGCCCGTGGTCGCCGCGACCACCGTCTACCAGTGGCTCTTCGCCCAGCGCTTCGGCGTCGTCAACTGGGTGCTCGACAAGCTCGGCTGGCACTCCATGGCCGACTTCAGCTGGACCGGCAGCCAGTTCTCGACCTTCTTCGTCGTCACCGTGCTGATCGTCTGGATGTCCGTCCCGTTCGTCGCGATCAACCTGTACGCCGCGACCACCACCATCCCCGACGAGCTGTACGAGGCCGCCGCCCTCGACGGGGCCGGCATGTGGCGCAGCTTCACCTCGGTCACCCTGCCGTTCCTGCGCCCGTTCCTCTACGCGACGACGTTCCTCGAGGTCATCTGGATCTTCAAGGCCTTCGTCCAGGTCTACACGTTCAACGGCGGCGGACCGGACCGTCTCACCGAGATCCTGCCCGTCTACGCCTACATCGAGGGCGTCGGCAACCAGCACTACGGCATGGGTGCGGCGATCGCGGTCCTGACCATCCTGATCCTGCTCGGCCTGACCGCGTACTACCTCAGGATCGTGCTCAAGCAAGAGGAGGACGAGCTGTGA
- the dasA gene encoding N,N'-diacetylchitobiose ABC transporter substrate-binding protein DasA: MKRKLIAAIGIAGMMVSIAACGGDSDDDGKKAGADGYAGETLTVWVMDGSSPDDWQADLAKEFEAKTKAKVKFEIQKWNGIQQKLTTALSEENPPDVFEIGNTQTPAYAKTGGLADLSDLKGEIGTDWSESLNKSAVFDGKQYAAPWFVVNRVVVYNKKIWADAGIKELPKTRDEFYNDLKTIGEKTDAEPIYLPGQNWYHFVGLVIGEGGELVKKDGDKYVSNLADPKVAAATETYKKFQALSKAPKDKDEATPQQGEIFSKGKTGSFIGMGWEGATAIATNPAIEKDLGYFTIPGPTADKPEGVFLGGSNLAVAAGSKKQELAKEFLKIALSDKFEGGLAKANGVIPNKEALQSNLKGNAAAEAAAPAAGTGDTTPLIPEWAAVENDPNPIKTYLTAVMKGKSPAEAAKQVEGEFNKRLAQQQ; this comes from the coding sequence GTGAAGCGCAAGCTTATAGCCGCGATCGGTATCGCGGGCATGATGGTCTCGATCGCCGCGTGCGGGGGCGACAGCGACGACGACGGCAAGAAGGCCGGCGCCGACGGCTACGCCGGCGAGACGCTCACCGTCTGGGTGATGGACGGCTCCTCCCCGGACGACTGGCAGGCGGACCTCGCCAAGGAGTTCGAGGCGAAGACCAAGGCCAAGGTCAAGTTCGAGATCCAGAAGTGGAACGGCATCCAGCAGAAGCTGACCACCGCCCTCTCCGAGGAGAACCCGCCCGACGTCTTCGAGATCGGCAACACCCAGACCCCGGCCTACGCCAAGACCGGCGGCCTCGCGGACCTGAGCGACCTCAAGGGCGAGATCGGCACCGACTGGTCCGAGTCCCTCAACAAGTCCGCCGTGTTCGACGGCAAGCAGTACGCGGCCCCGTGGTTCGTGGTCAACCGCGTCGTCGTCTACAACAAGAAGATCTGGGCGGACGCGGGCATCAAGGAACTGCCCAAGACCCGCGACGAGTTCTACAACGACCTCAAGACGATCGGCGAGAAGACCGACGCCGAGCCGATCTACCTGCCCGGCCAGAACTGGTACCACTTCGTGGGCCTGGTCATCGGCGAGGGCGGCGAGCTGGTCAAGAAGGACGGCGACAAGTACGTCTCCAACCTGGCCGACCCGAAGGTCGCCGCCGCCACCGAGACCTACAAGAAGTTCCAGGCCCTGTCCAAGGCGCCCAAGGACAAGGACGAGGCCACCCCGCAGCAGGGTGAGATCTTCTCCAAGGGCAAGACCGGCTCGTTCATCGGCATGGGCTGGGAGGGCGCCACCGCGATCGCCACCAACCCGGCGATCGAGAAGGACCTCGGCTACTTCACCATCCCCGGTCCCACGGCGGACAAGCCCGAGGGCGTCTTCCTCGGCGGCTCCAACCTGGCCGTCGCCGCGGGCAGCAAGAAGCAGGAGCTGGCCAAGGAGTTCCTGAAGATCGCGCTCTCCGACAAGTTCGAGGGCGGGCTGGCCAAGGCCAACGGCGTCATCCCGAACAAGGAGGCGCTGCAGAGCAACCTGAAGGGCAACGCCGCCGCCGAGGCCGCCGCGCCGGCCGCAGGTACCGGTGACACCACGCCGCTGATCCCGGAGTGGGCCGCCGTCGAGAACGACCCGAACCCGATCAAGACGTACCTGACGGCCGTCATGAAGGGTAAGTCCCCGGCCGAGGCCGCCAAGCAGGTCGAGGGCGAGTTCAACAAGCGCCTGGCGCAGCAGCAGTAG
- a CDS encoding GntR family transcriptional regulator, translating to MSTDVSSAENEGGATVRTARVPKYYRLKKHLLDMTRTQTPGTPVPPERTLAAEFDTSRTTVRQALQELVVEGRLERIQGKGTFVAKPKVSQALQLTSYTEDMRAQGLEPTSQLLDIGYITADDRLAGLLDITAGGRVLRIERLRMANGEPMAIETTHLSAKRFPALRRSLVKYTSLYTALAEVYDVHLAEAEETIETSLATPREAGLLGTDVGLPMLMLSRHSQDRTGQPVEWVRSVYRGDRYKFVARLKRPQD from the coding sequence ATGAGCACCGACGTCAGCAGTGCGGAGAACGAGGGTGGGGCGACCGTCCGTACCGCGCGCGTGCCCAAGTACTACCGTCTGAAGAAGCATCTGCTCGACATGACCCGGACCCAGACGCCGGGCACGCCGGTCCCGCCGGAGCGCACCCTGGCCGCCGAGTTCGACACCTCGCGCACGACGGTGCGCCAGGCCCTGCAGGAGCTGGTGGTCGAGGGCCGCCTGGAGCGCATCCAGGGCAAGGGCACCTTCGTCGCCAAGCCCAAGGTGTCGCAGGCGCTGCAACTCACCTCGTACACCGAGGACATGCGGGCCCAGGGCCTGGAACCGACCTCTCAGCTGCTGGACATCGGCTACATCACCGCCGACGACCGGCTCGCCGGGCTGCTGGACATCACGGCCGGCGGCCGGGTGCTGCGCATCGAGCGGCTGCGCATGGCCAACGGCGAGCCGATGGCGATCGAGACCACCCACCTCAGCGCGAAGCGCTTCCCGGCCCTGCGCCGCTCCCTGGTGAAGTACACGTCCCTCTACACCGCGCTCGCCGAGGTGTACGACGTCCATCTCGCCGAGGCCGAGGAGACCATCGAGACCTCCCTGGCCACCCCGCGCGAGGCCGGTCTGCTCGGTACCGACGTGGGCCTGCCCATGCTGATGCTCTCCCGGCACTCCCAGGACCGCACCGGCCAGCCGGTGGAGTGGGTGCGCTCGGTGTACCGGGGCGACCGCTACAAGTTCGTGGCCCGCCTCAAGCGGCCCCAGGACTAG
- a CDS encoding DUF3311 domain-containing protein: MSEDTEVSREPVVTPVRVVIGLCLVAPFVAMLWVGSYTKTDPTFIGIPFFYWYQMAWVLISTLLTVTAYKLWQRDQRGRAAHSTAAPAAPKGGESR; encoded by the coding sequence ATGTCAGAAGACACAGAAGTGAGCAGAGAGCCGGTGGTGACGCCGGTGCGCGTCGTCATCGGGCTCTGTCTTGTCGCACCGTTCGTCGCCATGCTGTGGGTCGGTTCGTACACCAAGACGGACCCGACCTTCATCGGCATCCCGTTCTTCTACTGGTACCAGATGGCCTGGGTGCTGATCTCCACCCTGCTGACGGTGACCGCGTACAAGCTGTGGCAGCGCGACCAGCGCGGGCGCGCCGCCCACTCCACGGCCGCCCCCGCCGCCCCGAAGGGCGGTGAGTCGCGATGA
- the mctP gene encoding monocarboxylate uptake permease MctP, which translates to MNDGVNGVALAVFIFFFVLVTAMGFLAARWRRAENEHSLDEWGLGGRSFGTWVTWFLLGGDLYTAYTFVAVPAAIYAAGASGFFAVPYTILVYPLIFTFLPRLWSVSHKHGYVTTSDFVRGRFGSKGLSLAVAVTGILATMPYIALQLVGIQAVLDVMGVGGGEDTNWFVKDLPLLIAFGVLAAYTYSSGLRAPALIAFVKDTLIYIVIAVAIIYIPIKLGGFDDIFASASDKFTEAGKGGVVPDAGGQWTYATLALGSALALFMYPHSITATLSSRSREVIRRNTTILPLYSLMLGLLALLGFMAIAAGVKVDNGQLAIPQLFENMFPDWFAGVAFAAIGIGALVPAAIMSIAAANLFTRNIYKDFIKPDATPQQETKVSKLVSLLVKVGALIFVLGMDKTVAINFQLLGGIWILQTFPALVGGLFTRWFHRWALLGGWAVGMVYGTVAAYGVASPTQKHFGGSSDEIPGIGEIGYIGLTAFVLNVLVTVVLTFVLRAVKAPDGVDETRPSDYTADAGDPGVQVELPPATAGSSH; encoded by the coding sequence ATGAACGACGGCGTGAACGGCGTCGCACTCGCCGTCTTCATCTTCTTCTTCGTCCTCGTCACCGCCATGGGCTTCCTGGCCGCCCGCTGGCGCCGGGCCGAGAACGAGCACAGCCTCGACGAGTGGGGCCTCGGCGGCCGCTCGTTCGGCACCTGGGTCACCTGGTTCCTGCTGGGCGGCGACCTGTACACCGCGTACACCTTCGTGGCCGTCCCGGCGGCGATCTACGCGGCGGGCGCGTCCGGCTTCTTCGCGGTGCCGTACACGATCCTGGTCTATCCGCTGATCTTCACCTTCCTGCCCCGCCTGTGGTCGGTCTCGCACAAGCACGGGTACGTGACGACCTCGGACTTCGTGCGCGGCCGGTTCGGCTCCAAGGGCCTGTCGCTGGCGGTGGCCGTCACCGGCATCCTGGCGACCATGCCGTACATCGCGCTCCAGCTGGTCGGCATCCAGGCCGTGCTCGACGTGATGGGCGTCGGCGGCGGCGAGGACACCAACTGGTTCGTCAAGGACCTGCCGCTGCTGATCGCCTTCGGCGTGCTCGCGGCGTACACGTACTCGTCGGGACTGCGCGCGCCCGCGCTGATCGCGTTCGTGAAGGACACGCTGATCTACATCGTCATCGCGGTGGCGATCATCTACATCCCGATCAAGCTGGGCGGCTTCGACGACATCTTCGCGTCGGCGAGCGACAAGTTCACCGAGGCGGGCAAGGGCGGGGTGGTGCCGGACGCGGGGGGCCAGTGGACCTACGCGACCCTGGCGCTCGGCTCGGCCCTGGCGCTCTTCATGTACCCGCACTCGATCACCGCCACGCTGTCCTCGCGCAGCCGTGAGGTGATCCGCCGCAACACCACGATCCTGCCGCTGTACTCGCTGATGCTGGGCCTGCTCGCGCTGCTCGGCTTCATGGCGATCGCGGCCGGGGTCAAGGTGGACAACGGCCAGCTGGCGATCCCGCAGCTGTTCGAGAACATGTTCCCGGACTGGTTCGCGGGCGTGGCGTTCGCGGCGATCGGCATCGGCGCCCTGGTCCCGGCGGCGATCATGTCGATCGCGGCCGCCAACCTCTTCACCCGCAACATCTACAAGGACTTCATCAAGCCGGACGCCACGCCGCAGCAGGAGACCAAGGTCTCCAAGCTGGTGTCGCTCCTGGTGAAGGTGGGCGCGCTGATCTTCGTCCTGGGCATGGACAAGACCGTCGCGATCAACTTCCAGCTGCTGGGCGGCATCTGGATCCTGCAGACCTTCCCGGCCCTGGTCGGCGGCCTGTTCACCCGCTGGTTCCACCGCTGGGCGCTGCTCGGCGGCTGGGCGGTCGGCATGGTCTACGGCACGGTCGCCGCCTACGGTGTCGCCTCGCCGACGCAGAAGCACTTCGGCGGCTCCTCCGACGAGATCCCCGGCATCGGCGAGATCGGCTACATCGGCCTCACCGCCTTCGTGCTGAACGTGCTGGTCACCGTGGTCCTGACCTTCGTCCTGAGGGCGGTCAAGGCGCCCGACGGCGTCGACGAGACCAGGCCGAGCGACTACACGGCGGACGCCGGCGACCCCGGCGTCCAGGTGGAACTGCCCCCGGCCACGGCGGGCAGCTCGCACTGA
- a CDS encoding GNAT family N-acetyltransferase gives MDFTIRRATAEEYDTLGEITAQAYLRDGLLDFGESDSYLDELRDVAKRAAAAEVLVAVADGRVLGGVTFVPSGGPMADIARPGEAEIRMLAVAREARGRGAGEALVRACVDRARTVAGCTGVVLSTQTAMRTAHRLYARLGFVRTPDRDWNPLPELDDIMLLTYELTL, from the coding sequence ATGGACTTCACGATCCGGCGGGCGACAGCCGAGGAGTACGACACCCTCGGCGAGATCACCGCGCAGGCCTACCTGCGCGACGGCCTCCTCGACTTCGGGGAGAGCGACTCCTACCTGGACGAGCTGCGCGACGTGGCCAAGCGGGCGGCGGCCGCCGAGGTGCTGGTCGCCGTGGCCGACGGCCGGGTGCTCGGCGGCGTGACCTTCGTGCCGTCCGGCGGCCCCATGGCGGACATAGCGCGACCCGGCGAGGCCGAGATACGCATGCTCGCCGTCGCCCGCGAGGCGCGCGGCCGCGGGGCGGGCGAGGCGCTCGTGCGGGCCTGTGTCGACCGCGCCCGGACGGTGGCCGGTTGCACGGGCGTCGTGCTGTCGACCCAGACCGCCATGCGCACCGCCCACCGCCTCTACGCGCGCCTGGGCTTCGTCCGCACGCCCGACCGCGACTGGAATCCCCTGCCGGAGCTGGACGACATCATGCTGCTCACCTACGAACTGACGCTCTGA
- a CDS encoding ribonucleoside-diphosphate reductase subunit alpha → MTIAPADPASATPVTATGEPDGPGAALLRTLTGLTADLQGADPGRVAAAVLRGRSARADEAELRELATEAAAGLISEDPAYSRLAARLLTIGIRAEAASQGVVTFTESVATGHREGLIADRTADFVRLHADRLDALIDPDADDRFGYFGLRTLHSRYLLRHPITRKAVETPQHFLLRVAAGLAEDDTTGSVDEVAALYGLMSRLDYLPSSPTLFNSGTRHAQMSSCYLLDSPKDELDSLYDRLHQVARLSKHAGGIGIAYSRVRARGSLIRGTNGHSNGIVPFLKTLDASVAAVNQGGRRKGAAAVYLETWHADVEEFLELRDNTGEDARRTHNLNLAHWVPDEFMRRVDADGTWSLFSPADVPELTDLWGEEFDAAYRRAEEAGLARRTLPARELYGRMMRTLAQTGNGWMTFKDTANRTANQTAAPGHVVHSSNLCTEILEVTDDEETAVCNLGSVNLGAFVDPAHGDMDWERLDATVRTAVTFLDRVVDINFYPTEQAGRSNARWRPVGLGAMGLQDVFFQLRLPFDSPEAKALSTRIAERIMLAAYETSADLAERNGPLPAWEKTRTARGVLHPDHYGVEPAWPERWAALRERMATTGLRNSLLLAIAPTATIASIAGVYECIEPQVSNLFKRETLSGEFLQVNSYLVDDLKRLGVWDARTREALREAGGSVQGFTWIPEDVRALYRTAWEIPQRGLIDMAAARTPYLDQAQSLNLFLETPTIGKLSSMYAYAWKQGLKTTYYLRSRPATRIARAAARTTTVPVQAAPDPEAVACSLENPESCEACQ, encoded by the coding sequence GTGACCATCGCGCCAGCCGATCCGGCTTCAGCGACCCCGGTGACGGCGACCGGGGAACCCGACGGACCCGGTGCCGCCCTGCTGCGGACCCTGACCGGGCTGACCGCCGACCTCCAGGGCGCCGACCCCGGCCGGGTGGCCGCCGCCGTACTGCGCGGCCGGTCCGCCCGCGCCGACGAGGCCGAGCTGCGCGAGCTGGCCACCGAGGCCGCCGCCGGCCTGATCTCCGAGGACCCGGCCTACTCCCGGCTGGCCGCCCGCCTGCTGACCATCGGCATCCGCGCCGAGGCCGCCTCCCAGGGCGTCGTCACCTTCACCGAGTCCGTCGCCACCGGCCACCGCGAGGGCCTGATCGCCGACCGCACCGCCGACTTCGTACGGCTGCACGCGGACCGCCTGGACGCGCTGATCGACCCGGACGCCGACGACCGCTTCGGCTACTTCGGCCTGCGCACCCTCCACAGCCGCTACCTGCTCCGCCACCCGATCACCCGCAAGGCCGTCGAGACGCCCCAGCACTTCCTGCTGCGGGTCGCCGCCGGACTCGCCGAGGACGACACCACCGGGTCCGTGGACGAGGTCGCCGCCCTCTACGGCCTGATGAGCCGCCTGGACTACCTCCCGTCCTCCCCCACCCTCTTCAACTCCGGCACCCGGCACGCCCAGATGTCGTCCTGCTACCTCCTGGACTCCCCCAAGGACGAGCTGGACTCCCTCTACGACCGCCTCCACCAGGTGGCCCGCCTGTCCAAGCACGCCGGCGGCATCGGCATCGCCTACTCCCGCGTCCGCGCCCGGGGTTCGCTGATCCGCGGCACCAACGGGCACTCCAACGGCATCGTCCCGTTCCTGAAGACGCTGGACGCCTCGGTGGCGGCCGTGAACCAGGGCGGCCGGCGCAAGGGCGCGGCCGCGGTCTACCTGGAGACCTGGCACGCGGACGTCGAGGAGTTCCTGGAGCTGCGGGACAACACCGGCGAGGACGCCCGCCGTACGCACAACCTGAACCTCGCGCACTGGGTGCCGGACGAGTTCATGCGCCGGGTGGACGCCGACGGGACCTGGTCGCTGTTCTCCCCCGCCGACGTGCCGGAGCTGACCGACCTGTGGGGCGAGGAGTTCGACGCCGCCTACCGCAGGGCGGAGGAGGCGGGGCTCGCCCGCAGGACGCTGCCCGCCCGTGAGCTGTACGGCCGCATGATGCGCACCCTCGCGCAGACCGGCAACGGCTGGATGACCTTCAAGGACACCGCCAACCGCACGGCCAACCAGACCGCGGCCCCCGGCCACGTCGTCCACTCCTCCAACCTCTGCACGGAGATCCTGGAGGTCACCGACGACGAGGAGACCGCGGTCTGCAACCTGGGCTCGGTCAACCTCGGCGCGTTCGTCGACCCGGCGCACGGGGACATGGACTGGGAGCGCCTGGACGCCACCGTCCGCACCGCGGTCACCTTCCTGGACCGGGTCGTCGACATCAACTTCTACCCGACCGAGCAGGCGGGCCGCTCCAACGCCCGCTGGCGTCCGGTGGGCCTCGGCGCGATGGGTCTCCAGGACGTCTTCTTCCAGCTCCGGCTGCCCTTCGACTCCCCCGAGGCGAAGGCCCTGTCCACCCGCATCGCCGAGCGGATCATGCTCGCCGCGTACGAGACCTCCGCCGACCTCGCCGAGCGCAACGGCCCGCTACCCGCCTGGGAGAAGACCCGTACGGCCCGGGGTGTGCTGCACCCGGACCACTACGGCGTCGAGCCCGCCTGGCCGGAGCGCTGGGCCGCGCTGCGCGAGCGCATGGCGACGACCGGGCTGCGCAACTCCCTGCTCCTGGCCATCGCCCCGACCGCGACCATCGCCTCCATCGCCGGCGTCTACGAGTGCATCGAGCCGCAGGTGTCCAACCTGTTCAAGCGCGAGACGCTGTCGGGCGAGTTCCTCCAGGTCAACTCGTACCTGGTGGACGACCTCAAGCGGCTCGGCGTGTGGGACGCCCGCACCCGTGAGGCGCTGCGCGAGGCGGGCGGCTCGGTGCAGGGCTTCACCTGGATCCCCGAGGACGTGCGGGCGCTGTACCGCACCGCCTGGGAGATCCCGCAGCGCGGCCTGATCGACATGGCCGCCGCCCGCACCCCGTACCTCGACCAGGCCCAGTCGCTGAACCTGTTCCTGGAGACGCCGACCATCGGGAAGCTCTCCTCGATGTACGCGTACGCCTGGAAGCAGGGCCTGAAGACCACCTACTACCTGCGCTCGCGCCCGGCGACCCGGATCGCCCGCGCCGCGGCCCGAACCACCACCGTCCCCGTACAGGCCGCCCCGGACCCCGAAGCGGTCGCCTGCTCCCTGGAAAACCCCGAGTCCTGCGAGGCCTGCCAGTAA
- a CDS encoding ribonucleotide-diphosphate reductase subunit beta, which produces MTTETPAQPTTKNLLDPGFELTLRPMRYPDFYERYRDAIKNTWHVEEVDLHSDVADLAKLSPEEQHLIGRLVAFFATGDSIVANNLVLTLYKHINSPEARLYLSRQLFEEAVHVQFYLTLLDTYLPDPEDRAAAFAAVENIPSIREKAEFCFRWMDSVESIDRLETQADRRRFLLNLICFAACIEGLFFYGAFAYVYWFRSRGLLHGLATGTNWVFRDETMHMSFAFDVVDTVRKEEPELFDDALRQEVTDMLGEAVEAELQFARDLCGDGLPGMNTDSMRQYLECVADQRLTRLGFAPVYGSENPFSFMELQGVQELTNFFERRPSAYQVAVEGTVDLSEDF; this is translated from the coding sequence ATGACCACCGAGACCCCCGCACAGCCCACCACGAAGAACCTGCTCGACCCGGGCTTCGAACTGACCCTGCGCCCCATGCGCTACCCGGACTTCTACGAGCGCTACCGGGACGCCATCAAGAACACCTGGCACGTCGAGGAGGTCGACCTCCACTCGGACGTCGCCGACCTGGCGAAGCTCAGCCCCGAGGAGCAGCACCTGATCGGCCGGCTCGTGGCCTTCTTCGCCACCGGTGACTCGATCGTCGCGAACAACCTGGTGCTGACCCTCTACAAGCACATCAACTCCCCCGAGGCGCGGCTGTACCTGTCCCGCCAGCTCTTCGAGGAGGCCGTCCACGTCCAGTTCTATCTGACGCTCCTCGACACCTACCTGCCCGACCCGGAGGACCGCGCCGCCGCCTTCGCGGCCGTGGAGAACATCCCGTCCATCCGGGAGAAGGCCGAGTTCTGCTTCAGGTGGATGGACTCGGTCGAGTCGATCGACCGGCTGGAGACGCAGGCCGACCGGCGCCGCTTCCTGCTCAACCTGATCTGCTTCGCGGCCTGCATCGAGGGCCTGTTCTTCTACGGCGCCTTCGCCTACGTCTACTGGTTCCGCAGCCGGGGCCTGCTGCACGGCCTGGCCACCGGCACCAACTGGGTGTTCCGGGACGAGACGATGCACATGTCCTTCGCCTTCGACGTCGTCGACACCGTGCGCAAGGAGGAGCCGGAGCTGTTCGACGACGCGCTCCGGCAGGAGGTCACCGACATGCTGGGGGAGGCCGTCGAGGCCGAGCTGCAGTTCGCGCGCGACCTGTGCGGTGACGGCCTCCCGGGCATGAACACCGACTCGATGCGGCAGTACCTGGAGTGCGTGGCCGACCAGCGTCTGACGCGGCTCGGCTTCGCCCCGGTGTACGGCTCCGAGAACCCCTTCTCCTTCATGGAGCTGCAGGGCGTTCAGGAGTTGACCAACTTCTTCGAGCGGCGCCCCTCGGCGTACCAGGTGGCGGTGGAGGGCACGGTCGACCTGTCCGAGGACTTCTGA
- a CDS encoding GlxA family transcriptional regulator codes for MLQNVAAVLLDGAHPFELGVICEVFGIDRSDEGLPGYDFAVVSAEGPTLGTHVGGLTVSTPYGLERLEEADLIAVPAGSDFVRREYPPDLLDALRRATERGTRVLSVCSGVFVLGAAGLLDGRRCAVHWHHAAELARQHPRARVAPDVLYVDEDPVITSAGTAAGIDACLHIVRKEQGPEVANRIARRMVVPPHRDGGQAQYIERPLPRSSCDTVGEVLAWMEQHLDEEVTVEQLAVRAHMSPRTFARRFQQETGTTPYRWILRQRVLLAQRLLEATDETMDTIAWRAGFGTAAALRHQFTRALGTTPHAYRRTFRGPEAAA; via the coding sequence ATGCTGCAGAACGTGGCCGCCGTCCTGCTGGACGGTGCGCATCCCTTCGAACTAGGCGTGATCTGCGAGGTCTTCGGCATCGACCGGAGCGACGAGGGCCTGCCGGGGTACGACTTCGCGGTGGTCTCCGCGGAGGGCCCCACGCTGGGCACCCACGTCGGCGGGCTGACCGTCTCCACGCCGTACGGTCTGGAGCGGCTGGAGGAGGCCGACCTGATCGCGGTGCCGGCGGGCAGCGACTTCGTCCGCCGGGAGTACCCGCCCGACCTGCTGGACGCCCTGCGCAGGGCGACGGAACGGGGCACCCGCGTGCTGAGCGTGTGCTCCGGCGTCTTCGTGCTGGGCGCCGCCGGCCTGCTGGACGGCCGGCGGTGCGCGGTGCACTGGCACCACGCGGCCGAGCTGGCCCGCCAGCACCCGCGGGCCCGGGTCGCGCCGGACGTGCTCTACGTCGACGAGGACCCGGTGATCACCTCGGCCGGGACCGCCGCCGGCATCGACGCCTGCCTGCACATCGTGCGCAAGGAGCAGGGGCCGGAGGTCGCCAACCGGATCGCCCGGCGCATGGTGGTGCCTCCGCACCGGGACGGCGGGCAGGCGCAGTACATCGAACGGCCGCTGCCGCGCTCCTCCTGCGACACCGTGGGCGAGGTTTTGGCCTGGATGGAGCAGCACCTCGACGAGGAGGTCACGGTCGAGCAGCTGGCGGTCCGGGCGCACATGTCCCCGCGCACCTTCGCCCGCCGCTTCCAGCAGGAGACCGGGACGACCCCCTACCGCTGGATCCTGCGCCAGCGCGTACTGCTGGCCCAGCGGCTGCTGGAAGCGACGGACGAGACGATGGACACGATCGCCTGGCGTGCCGGTTTCGGCACGGCGGCGGCCCTGAGGCACCAGTTCACCAGGGCCCTGGGCACCACCCCGCACGCCTACCGGCGCACCTTCCGGGGTCCGGAGGCCGCCGCCTGA